The following are encoded together in the Vibrio splendidus genome:
- the ihfA gene encoding integration host factor subunit alpha: MALTKADLAENLFETLGYSKRDAKETVEVFFEEVRKALENGEQVKLSGFGNFDLREKNERPGRNPKTGEDIPISARRVVTFRPGQKLKARVENIKIEK, from the coding sequence ATGGCACTCACTAAAGCCGATTTGGCTGAGAACCTGTTTGAAACACTCGGATACAGCAAGCGGGATGCCAAGGAAACGGTTGAAGTGTTTTTCGAAGAAGTTCGTAAGGCACTTGAAAATGGCGAACAGGTAAAACTGTCTGGTTTTGGTAACTTTGATCTTCGTGAGAAAAACGAGCGACCTGGTCGTAACCCGAAAACTGGTGAAGACATTCCAATTTCTGCTCGACGTGTTGTTACTTTTAGACCGGGACAAAAACTAAAGGCCCGAGTCGAGAATATTAAAATCGAGAAGTAG
- a CDS encoding ABC transporter substrate-binding protein, which yields MKIKTSAIFVLSALALPSHANECGEFTIADMNWNSASLIAHVDQFILNEGYGCDAQLIPGDSVPTGTSMIEKGQPDVAPELWTNGIKEALDKGVADKRLRYAGKSLVNGGEEGFWVPNYLVEQYPELTTIKGVIKNAKLFEHPEDDEKFAFYSCPAGWTCQITSGHLFDALKLEDHNFEMVDPGSGAALAGTIAKAYERKKAWFGYYWSPTPALGKYEMVKVDFGSGIDVEEFRNCTTQPDCESPKVTMFPPAPVHTVTTESFATSQPLAYEYFQKRGFTNQKMSQMLAWMEDNQADAEEAMYYFLESSPEVWKPWVSEEIASKVQQAL from the coding sequence ATGAAAATCAAAACATCTGCGATTTTCGTGCTCTCCGCTCTAGCGTTACCTTCTCATGCCAATGAGTGTGGTGAGTTCACGATAGCTGATATGAACTGGAACTCGGCAAGCCTAATAGCACACGTAGACCAATTTATTCTTAATGAAGGTTATGGCTGCGACGCACAACTTATCCCCGGAGATAGCGTTCCAACGGGTACCTCTATGATCGAAAAAGGTCAGCCAGATGTCGCGCCCGAACTTTGGACAAACGGAATCAAAGAAGCACTCGATAAAGGCGTAGCGGATAAACGGTTACGCTATGCAGGTAAGTCGCTGGTTAATGGGGGTGAAGAAGGATTCTGGGTCCCGAACTACCTTGTTGAACAGTATCCAGAGCTCACAACAATTAAAGGTGTGATTAAAAACGCAAAGCTGTTTGAACACCCAGAAGATGATGAGAAGTTTGCGTTTTACAGCTGCCCTGCAGGTTGGACTTGTCAGATTACCTCCGGCCACCTGTTTGATGCGCTTAAGTTAGAAGATCACAATTTTGAAATGGTTGATCCCGGCTCAGGTGCCGCTTTAGCTGGTACGATAGCGAAAGCTTACGAACGCAAAAAAGCATGGTTTGGGTATTACTGGTCACCTACGCCTGCGCTAGGTAAGTATGAGATGGTTAAAGTTGATTTTGGTAGCGGTATAGACGTCGAGGAATTTCGAAACTGCACTACTCAGCCTGACTGTGAATCACCTAAAGTGACGATGTTCCCACCAGCGCCGGTTCACACGGTAACAACGGAGAGCTTCGCAACGAGCCAGCCTCTTGCCTACGAATACTTCCAGAAACGTGGTTTCACCAATCAGAAAATGAGCCAGATGTTAGCTTGGATGGAAGACAATCAAGCAGATGCAGAAGAAGCTATGTATTACTTCTTAGAAAGCTCTCCAGAAGTTTGGAAGCCTTGGGTGTCTGAAGAGATCGCAAGTAAGGTTCAACAAGCCCTTTAG
- a CDS encoding c-type cytochrome has protein sequence MRKSALALMLLFLSTVASAAEYQQLANMCIACHGSNNDTSFPSIPNLKWQNQVYLTEQLTDFKSGKREDKTMSKVVQLLSEEDIKKLANYFYQLNNTGSPQ, from the coding sequence TTGCGTAAGTCCGCTTTAGCTTTGATGTTACTCTTTTTATCGACTGTCGCTTCGGCAGCGGAGTACCAGCAACTCGCCAATATGTGCATTGCTTGTCATGGCAGTAACAACGACACCTCGTTTCCCTCTATCCCTAACCTTAAGTGGCAAAACCAAGTCTACCTTACTGAGCAACTGACTGACTTTAAAAGTGGTAAGCGTGAGGACAAAACGATGTCCAAAGTCGTGCAACTATTGTCAGAAGAAGACATCAAGAAGTTAGCCAATTACTTTTACCAACTGAACAACACAGGGTCACCACAATGA
- a CDS encoding molybdopterin-dependent oxidoreductase produces MSLDRRQFLKAALSATAVSALPVSWVFAANRPEGLAALDINALTWAKAEDLPDYYTVLNTNPLNAYPPESMLAPAVTPADVPFVRWNGLMPDFTEMDPETWTFEVKGESVKKRKTYTIAELKSKFKHHTQSLVLECGGNSRNNFYPSTKGNQWSNAGVYCSQWTGVLLSDVLKDCGIKDDAVYVGNHGFDKHLSGKGEAISRGVPIAAAMNDNALIAWEMNGEPIPYLHGYPLRTVFGGRPASVSQKCTTGISIRNKIHDGHKMAAPAYQVPKNPIAPGEKVDNKDFRIIEEMIVKSLITSPKSGTEFTLGKKVKVSGHAWAGLRTVEKLQVSYDYGTTWHDAKLNKPVNKGAWQQWEADLDLPTIGYYEIWAKATDSEGDSQPVVQPQWNPKGYLFNGCHRIAVRVS; encoded by the coding sequence ATGAGTTTAGATAGAAGACAGTTTCTTAAAGCCGCGCTTTCAGCAACCGCAGTATCTGCATTGCCGGTGTCGTGGGTATTTGCCGCGAATCGCCCTGAAGGTTTAGCTGCACTGGACATCAATGCATTAACGTGGGCAAAAGCTGAAGATCTACCGGATTACTACACCGTTTTAAATACCAACCCTTTGAATGCGTATCCGCCAGAAAGTATGCTTGCGCCTGCTGTGACTCCTGCAGATGTTCCTTTTGTTCGTTGGAATGGCTTGATGCCAGATTTTACGGAGATGGACCCAGAGACTTGGACCTTCGAAGTGAAAGGTGAATCGGTAAAAAAGAGAAAAACCTATACGATCGCAGAGTTGAAATCGAAGTTTAAGCATCACACGCAAAGCCTTGTGTTGGAGTGTGGTGGTAACAGCCGTAATAACTTCTATCCAAGCACCAAAGGCAATCAATGGAGCAATGCTGGCGTCTATTGTTCACAGTGGACAGGTGTGTTGCTGAGTGATGTGCTTAAAGACTGTGGAATTAAAGATGATGCGGTTTACGTCGGTAACCATGGCTTTGATAAGCACTTGAGTGGTAAAGGTGAGGCGATTTCACGTGGCGTTCCCATTGCAGCTGCGATGAACGATAACGCGTTAATCGCATGGGAAATGAATGGCGAGCCGATCCCTTATCTTCATGGTTACCCGCTACGAACGGTATTTGGCGGCCGACCGGCTTCTGTTTCTCAGAAATGCACGACTGGCATCAGTATTCGAAATAAGATCCATGATGGGCACAAGATGGCGGCTCCTGCCTATCAAGTGCCTAAGAACCCAATCGCTCCGGGTGAGAAAGTAGATAACAAAGATTTCCGAATCATTGAAGAGATGATCGTTAAATCGTTAATTACTTCGCCAAAGAGTGGCACTGAGTTTACGTTAGGTAAGAAGGTCAAAGTCAGTGGTCATGCTTGGGCTGGCTTGAGAACCGTTGAGAAGTTGCAAGTGAGTTACGATTACGGAACTACTTGGCATGATGCGAAGCTGAACAAGCCAGTAAATAAGGGCGCGTGGCAACAGTGGGAAGCTGATTTAGACCTTCCTACGATTGGTTATTACGAGATCTGGGCAAAGGCAACCGACAGTGAAGGGGATAGCCAGCCAGTCGTACAACCGCAATGGAACCCTAAAGGTTATCTGTTCAATGGTTGTCACCGTATTGCTGTAAGAGTGTCGTGA
- a CDS encoding c-type cytochrome, giving the protein MIINRLKRNSLVNGIVANGAVVNRAVVNRAVVNRAIVNRVVANRAIAIAAAAVVLSLSACTDEQPSTEDKVASRVESLGIESEPAPKLKAEAKTEVETLVDSKVTTKDYIPSLVSGEKLVQNLCSQCHGDKIIPFVQSYPNIKGQKAGYILKQLRNFKSDERQDLYMQSVVKHLSDEDLQDAAAFYSTLKPLDLYNRTKEYYHQ; this is encoded by the coding sequence ATGATCATCAATCGATTAAAACGGAACTCTCTTGTAAATGGAATTGTTGCGAATGGAGCTGTAGTTAATAGAGCTGTAGTTAATAGAGCTGTTGTTAATAGAGCGATTGTTAATAGAGTTGTTGCTAATAGAGCTATTGCGATAGCCGCTGCAGCAGTAGTTTTGTCGTTATCGGCGTGTACTGATGAACAGCCGAGCACTGAAGATAAAGTTGCCTCGCGAGTCGAATCATTAGGGATAGAGTCGGAACCAGCACCGAAGCTTAAAGCGGAAGCTAAAACTGAGGTTGAAACGCTTGTCGATAGCAAGGTAACCACCAAAGATTACATACCTAGTTTAGTTTCAGGTGAAAAGTTGGTACAGAACTTATGTAGTCAGTGCCATGGTGACAAGATCATTCCCTTCGTACAATCTTATCCAAACATCAAAGGTCAGAAAGCTGGGTATATTCTTAAGCAGCTGCGCAATTTTAAAAGCGATGAGCGCCAAGATTTGTACATGCAGTCGGTGGTGAAACACCTTTCGGATGAAGACTTACAAGATGCTGCGGCGTTTTATAGCACGTTGAAGCCATTAGATTTATACAATCGGACTAAAGAGTATTATCACCAATAA
- a CDS encoding RelA/SpoT domain-containing protein, which translates to MSVFLRTTALMLLVLSRAPAFAAAPVSTSSTDQTRTPAQNQVSSNVFRHSLSGLYGIKAFDSRPTQPYTDFDILYSKAHQGQAELETICKSTALLTNSEALFAGVKSQARAEEKIALELDGDVTKITDLARATIIANDVESLVEVYEALSREADVVKLKNKFKSPADSGYRDLNLLVRLPKTNIIAEVQLHLKAIADVKSGPEHELYEIIQGIERHAIAEQRPINDIEAAQINSLRRQSLELYQQAWQPYITTHIKAA; encoded by the coding sequence ATGAGTGTATTTCTCCGTACGACGGCCCTAATGCTATTGGTATTGAGCCGAGCGCCTGCATTCGCAGCAGCACCTGTTTCAACAAGTTCGACTGATCAAACGCGCACTCCTGCGCAAAACCAAGTTTCATCAAACGTATTCCGTCATAGTTTGAGCGGCCTTTACGGCATCAAAGCCTTCGACTCACGCCCGACTCAGCCTTACACCGACTTCGATATTCTGTACAGCAAAGCGCATCAAGGCCAAGCTGAACTAGAAACTATCTGTAAAAGTACTGCCCTACTCACCAATTCTGAAGCGCTATTTGCTGGCGTTAAATCTCAAGCTCGTGCAGAAGAAAAAATCGCCCTTGAGCTTGATGGTGATGTGACAAAAATTACCGACTTAGCCCGTGCAACTATTATCGCGAATGATGTCGAGAGCTTGGTTGAAGTTTACGAAGCGCTAAGCCGTGAAGCAGACGTTGTTAAGCTGAAAAACAAGTTTAAATCACCAGCTGACTCTGGCTACCGTGACCTTAACTTGTTGGTTCGTTTGCCAAAGACCAACATCATTGCAGAGGTTCAACTTCACTTAAAAGCGATTGCTGATGTGAAAAGTGGCCCTGAGCACGAGCTTTACGAAATCATCCAAGGCATTGAGCGTCACGCAATTGCAGAACAACGCCCTATCAATGACATTGAAGCAGCACAAATTAATAGCCTAAGACGCCAATCTTTAGAGCTTTACCAACAAGCATGGCAACCTTACATTACCACGCACATCAAAGCGGCTTAA
- a CDS encoding thiopurine S-methyltransferase gives MNNPEFWHNKWAANQIGFHLEDVNPLLIKFWENTEPSYEKSVFVPLCGKSEDLIWLATKHSDVQGVELSQIAVRAFFAEHLYTPTVTQISGQHELYQFDELNIYTGDYFSAPIQPVDTIYDRASLVALPEEMRVQYVERLKQLLKPGGKILLVTLDYDQNEMAGPPFSVPKLEIDQLFAGYKITLLNQDIADDEHPKIAKKGLSRFSEEVYLIESDA, from the coding sequence ATGAATAATCCTGAATTTTGGCACAATAAATGGGCAGCCAACCAAATTGGTTTCCACCTCGAAGATGTAAACCCACTTCTGATTAAATTTTGGGAAAATACTGAGCCTAGCTACGAGAAAAGTGTGTTTGTTCCACTTTGTGGTAAGAGTGAAGATTTGATTTGGTTGGCGACAAAGCATAGTGATGTGCAAGGTGTCGAACTCAGCCAGATTGCGGTTCGCGCATTTTTTGCAGAGCACCTTTACACCCCGACTGTGACTCAAATCAGCGGTCAGCACGAGCTGTATCAATTCGATGAACTGAACATCTACACGGGCGATTACTTCTCAGCGCCAATCCAGCCTGTCGATACCATTTATGATCGCGCGTCTTTAGTCGCATTGCCTGAAGAGATGCGAGTGCAGTATGTAGAGCGTTTGAAACAACTACTGAAACCGGGTGGTAAGATCCTTCTAGTGACTCTGGATTACGACCAAAACGAGATGGCAGGGCCTCCGTTTAGCGTACCTAAACTAGAGATTGATCAGTTGTTCGCGGGATACAAAATCACATTGTTGAATCAAGATATTGCAGACGATGAACATCCGAAGATTGCCAAAAAAGGCTTGTCTCGATTTAGTGAAGAAGTGTACTTGATTGAGTCAGACGCTTAA
- the purT gene encoding formate-dependent phosphoribosylglycinamide formyltransferase, with amino-acid sequence MFGTATRENATRVLLLGSGELGKEVAIECQRLGLEVIACDRYADAPAMQVAHRSHVLDMLDGDALQAIIELEKPDYVVPEIEAIATSKLVELEAQGLNVVPTANATKLTMNREGIRRLAAEELKLSTSPYRFADTFEDFAAAVEFVGMPCVVKPVMSSSGKGQSVIKTEEDIQKSWDYAQEGGRTGAGRVIVEGFIDFDYEITLLTVRAVDGVHFCAPIGHRQEDGDYRESWQPQVMSDNALKTAQYTAEQVVNALGGHGIFGVELFVKGDHVIFNEVSPRPHDTGLVTLMSQDSSEFALHVRAFTGMPIKSITQYGPCASAVILGQGTSTNIRFEGLTEALDAPQTQVRLFGKPDIDGRRRLGVALTLRNSTETAIEDAIESASKVKVIY; translated from the coding sequence ATGTTTGGTACTGCTACTCGTGAAAATGCTACTCGTGTACTTCTATTAGGTTCAGGTGAACTCGGCAAAGAAGTTGCTATCGAGTGCCAACGTTTAGGTTTGGAAGTTATTGCTTGTGACCGTTATGCAGACGCACCAGCGATGCAAGTTGCGCATCGTAGCCATGTATTAGACATGTTAGACGGCGATGCACTTCAAGCGATCATTGAACTAGAAAAGCCAGATTATGTGGTTCCTGAAATTGAAGCTATTGCCACCAGCAAGTTGGTAGAGCTAGAAGCGCAAGGCTTAAATGTCGTCCCCACTGCAAATGCGACTAAGCTAACGATGAACCGCGAAGGTATCCGTCGCCTAGCTGCAGAAGAGCTAAAACTGAGCACTTCTCCTTACCGCTTTGCAGACACCTTTGAAGACTTCGCTGCCGCTGTTGAATTCGTGGGCATGCCTTGCGTTGTTAAGCCAGTAATGAGCTCTTCAGGTAAAGGCCAAAGCGTTATCAAAACAGAGGAAGACATTCAGAAGTCTTGGGACTACGCACAAGAAGGCGGTCGTACTGGTGCGGGTCGTGTGATCGTTGAAGGCTTCATCGACTTTGATTACGAGATCACGCTTCTAACCGTTCGCGCAGTCGACGGTGTGCATTTCTGTGCGCCTATCGGTCACCGCCAAGAAGATGGTGATTACCGTGAATCATGGCAGCCACAAGTCATGTCAGACAACGCACTTAAAACAGCGCAATACACCGCTGAACAAGTGGTTAATGCACTAGGTGGTCACGGTATCTTCGGCGTAGAGCTGTTTGTTAAAGGCGATCACGTTATCTTCAACGAAGTATCCCCTCGCCCACACGATACTGGCTTAGTGACTCTTATGTCTCAAGACTCATCTGAATTCGCACTGCACGTACGCGCGTTTACCGGTATGCCGATCAAATCCATCACGCAATACGGCCCATGTGCATCAGCGGTTATTCTTGGTCAAGGCACTTCAACCAACATTCGTTTTGAAGGTCTTACAGAGGCGCTAGACGCACCACAGACGCAAGTTCGCTTGTTTGGTAAACCTGATATCGATGGTCGCCGTCGTCTAGGTGTGGCGCTTACTCTTCGCAACAGCACTGAGACTGCGATTGAAGATGCAATTGAGAGTGCTTCTAAAGTAAAAGTAATTTACTAG
- the cdd gene encoding cytidine deaminase yields MNSRITLALESAPTAIKALLSDIVLADNFDATLSPEQFASLLQASGLADDELRIALLPFAAAYSYAPLSDFYVGAIVRGLSGTLYFGANLEIAGAQLGQTVHAEQSAISHAWMKGEQGISDITINFSPCGHCRQFMNELTTAKELKVQLPQRDEMSLQEYLPDSFGPADLGVTTGLMTKLDHKHTTEETTPIVVEALAALNRSHAPYTKNLSGVSLQLTSGEIFTGAYAENAAFNPSLPPLQVALIQLKLACFDFEQIESAALVEIAEGSISHLADTQSTLEAINPDIPVTYLAI; encoded by the coding sequence ATGAACAGTCGTATTACCCTGGCGCTGGAAAGTGCTCCAACAGCAATCAAAGCACTTTTGAGTGACATCGTATTAGCAGACAACTTTGACGCGACATTGTCTCCAGAACAATTTGCTAGCCTACTGCAAGCAAGTGGTTTAGCGGATGACGAGCTACGTATTGCGCTACTTCCTTTTGCCGCAGCCTATTCTTACGCTCCGTTATCTGACTTTTATGTTGGTGCAATCGTGCGTGGTTTGTCTGGCACTCTGTATTTTGGTGCAAACCTTGAAATCGCTGGTGCTCAACTTGGCCAAACAGTACACGCTGAGCAATCTGCAATCAGCCACGCTTGGATGAAAGGCGAACAAGGTATCTCTGATATCACAATCAATTTCAGCCCTTGTGGCCACTGTCGTCAATTCATGAACGAACTGACCACAGCAAAAGAACTTAAAGTTCAGCTTCCACAACGTGATGAAATGTCTCTGCAAGAGTACCTACCAGACTCATTCGGCCCTGCTGACTTAGGTGTGACAACTGGCCTAATGACTAAGCTTGATCATAAACACACGACTGAAGAAACAACGCCTATTGTTGTAGAAGCGCTAGCAGCACTAAACCGCAGCCATGCGCCTTACACCAAAAACCTAAGTGGTGTTTCACTGCAATTGACGTCGGGTGAGATTTTCACCGGTGCTTACGCTGAAAACGCAGCGTTCAACCCGAGCTTACCTCCTCTACAAGTGGCGTTGATTCAACTTAAACTGGCTTGCTTCGATTTTGAACAGATTGAAAGTGCAGCGTTGGTTGAAATTGCCGAAGGTAGCATCAGTCACCTAGCGGATACGCAATCTACATTAGAAGCGATTAATCCCGACATTCCAGTGACTTACTTAGCAATCTAA
- a CDS encoding LrgB family protein, with protein MWILLTIVVFLFARWVSQKVNSPLCNPLLISIGIIIPILTFFKVPFETYYADNTWITYMLQPAVVALAYPLYEQLPQIRANWRIITFACTLGSVMSMATTALIAVAFKADLTLIASLLGKSVTTPIAMEVSSHLGGEAAIAAILVLIVGLFGAIFAYPIYNLIGIKSPIARGLTMGTVSHALGTATCAEKNQEDAAFSSLALVLCGVITSIIAPSIFSLVVWFYS; from the coding sequence ATGTGGATTCTACTCACCATCGTGGTATTCCTGTTTGCTCGCTGGGTAAGTCAAAAAGTAAACTCACCGCTGTGTAATCCCCTACTGATCAGCATTGGTATCATCATTCCGATACTCACGTTCTTCAAAGTACCGTTTGAGACTTACTATGCCGACAACACCTGGATTACCTACATGCTTCAGCCTGCGGTTGTTGCACTTGCTTACCCGCTTTATGAACAGCTACCTCAAATCAGAGCCAACTGGCGCATTATTACCTTTGCTTGCACGCTAGGCAGTGTGATGTCGATGGCAACGACAGCATTAATCGCAGTGGCTTTTAAAGCGGACTTAACTTTGATTGCGAGTTTATTAGGTAAGTCAGTCACCACACCAATTGCGATGGAAGTATCGAGCCATTTAGGTGGTGAAGCAGCAATTGCGGCAATACTGGTATTGATTGTTGGTCTATTTGGGGCAATTTTTGCTTATCCAATCTACAATCTCATTGGTATTAAGAGCCCTATCGCGCGTGGTTTAACCATGGGTACCGTGTCTCACGCTTTAGGTACTGCGACCTGTGCTGAAAAGAATCAGGAAGATGCTGCATTCAGTTCTCTAGCGCTTGTGCTCTGTGGCGTCATTACCTCGATTATCGCACCGAGTATATTTTCGCTTGTGGTTTGGTTCTACTCTTAA
- a CDS encoding CidA/LrgA family protein translates to MKERLIQLVYCLISFTLIIGALTAGNALQHFLDTSIPGSIFGMLILFAAMVIGIVPSHWVQPGASLIIRLMILLFVPISVGLMDHFDMLIANALPIMASAVGGTLLVLVSLSWFLDRLLSRGN, encoded by the coding sequence TTGAAAGAAAGATTGATCCAACTGGTTTACTGCTTAATCTCCTTCACCTTAATCATAGGTGCACTTACAGCAGGTAACGCGTTACAGCACTTTTTGGATACCTCAATCCCTGGCAGTATTTTTGGCATGTTGATTCTGTTTGCCGCCATGGTGATTGGTATTGTTCCTTCGCACTGGGTACAACCCGGCGCAAGCTTGATTATCCGCCTAATGATCTTACTGTTTGTTCCGATCAGTGTTGGGTTGATGGATCACTTCGACATGCTCATCGCGAACGCATTGCCAATTATGGCGAGCGCCGTTGGTGGCACGTTGCTGGTGTTGGTGTCCTTATCATGGTTTTTAGACCGCTTGCTTTCGAGAGGTAACTGA
- the sbcB gene encoding exodeoxyribonuclease I has product MSSDNQPTYFFFDYETWGVSPAKDRPSQFAGVRTDQDFNVIGEPLVIYCQPPADYLPAPEAALITRITPQKAASQGLPEPEFIAKIHAELAKPNTTSLGYNSIRFDDEVTRYTCYRNFIDPYAWSWQNGNSRWDLLDVMRAVHALRPEGIVWPENEEGYPSFKLEHLSVANGIEHENAHDAMADVIATIELAKKLKAAQPKMFDYLYNMRHKRKLNDLVDIVNMTPLMHVSGMFGRDCNYTSWIVPMAWHPTNQNAVIVVDLAKDPSPLLELDADELRDRLYTKRSELGEDELPVPIKLVQLNKCPILAPAKTLTAENAETIGIDRQQCLKNLALLREHPEIREKLIGLYSQEREYEKSDDVDTHLYDGFFSPADKTAMNIIRETDPNNLAALDITFGDERIKPLLFRYRARHFPWTLDEAEQLKWANHCREFYESRLEEYMLNLENLAHEHESDEKKMAILKAVYQYVEKLAS; this is encoded by the coding sequence ATGAGTTCAGATAATCAGCCGACCTACTTCTTTTTCGATTACGAAACGTGGGGCGTTAGCCCAGCAAAAGACCGTCCGAGTCAGTTTGCGGGTGTTCGTACCGACCAAGATTTCAATGTTATTGGAGAGCCTCTGGTTATCTATTGCCAACCTCCCGCTGATTACCTCCCTGCGCCTGAAGCTGCACTGATCACCCGTATCACACCACAAAAAGCGGCTTCACAAGGTCTTCCTGAACCAGAGTTTATCGCTAAGATCCATGCAGAGTTGGCGAAACCAAACACCACAAGCCTTGGCTACAACAGTATTCGATTCGATGACGAGGTAACGCGTTACACCTGCTACCGAAACTTCATCGACCCATATGCGTGGAGCTGGCAGAACGGCAACTCACGTTGGGATTTATTAGATGTAATGCGCGCTGTTCATGCACTGCGCCCTGAAGGCATTGTTTGGCCAGAGAACGAAGAAGGTTATCCAAGCTTCAAACTGGAACACCTATCTGTGGCAAACGGCATTGAACATGAGAACGCACACGATGCGATGGCCGATGTTATTGCAACCATCGAGTTAGCGAAGAAGCTGAAAGCTGCACAACCTAAGATGTTCGATTACCTCTACAACATGCGTCATAAGCGTAAGCTGAATGACCTGGTTGATATTGTAAACATGACACCATTGATGCACGTTTCGGGCATGTTTGGCCGTGACTGCAACTACACAAGCTGGATTGTGCCTATGGCTTGGCACCCAACCAATCAAAATGCCGTTATCGTGGTTGATTTAGCCAAAGATCCAAGCCCACTGTTAGAACTGGACGCTGATGAACTCAGAGACAGACTCTACACCAAACGCAGTGAACTGGGTGAAGACGAGCTACCCGTACCAATCAAATTGGTTCAACTGAACAAGTGCCCTATTCTTGCTCCAGCTAAAACGCTGACGGCTGAAAATGCCGAAACCATCGGTATTGATCGCCAACAATGCTTGAAGAACTTGGCACTGCTGCGCGAACACCCAGAGATCCGCGAAAAACTGATCGGCCTGTACTCACAAGAGCGAGAGTACGAAAAGAGTGATGATGTTGATACACACCTTTATGACGGTTTCTTCTCACCTGCTGATAAAACAGCGATGAACATCATTCGCGAAACTGACCCAAATAACTTGGCAGCTTTAGATATCACCTTCGGTGATGAACGTATTAAACCGTTACTGTTCCGTTACCGTGCTCGTCATTTCCCATGGACGCTCGACGAAGCTGAGCAATTGAAATGGGCGAACCATTGTCGTGAGTTTTATGAAAGCCGTTTAGAAGAGTACATGCTAAACCTTGAAAACCTCGCGCATGAACATGAAAGCGACGAGAAGAAAATGGCTATCTTGAAGGCGGTTTATCAATACGTAGAAAAGTTAGCTAGCTAA
- a CDS encoding DUF4402 domain-containing protein, with amino-acid sequence MNKVFKVVAVSALSISSANVFAVSDTFDATLEVKQAITMTKTSDLDFGIITSDNTTDVVIAQGDAGAAAFTLSGESGDAVTVSISDTNLVNGVNTIAAEFDFNNAITLTGGTAALNIGGTARTSSATLVAGTYTANVAVDVTYQ; translated from the coding sequence ATGAACAAAGTCTTTAAGGTTGTTGCTGTATCTGCACTTTCTATCTCTTCAGCGAACGTTTTCGCTGTGAGTGACACTTTTGATGCAACACTAGAAGTAAAACAAGCAATTACAATGACAAAAACAAGTGATCTTGACTTCGGTATCATCACTTCAGACAACACAACGGACGTTGTTATCGCTCAAGGTGATGCTGGAGCTGCGGCATTTACTCTTTCTGGAGAATCTGGTGATGCAGTAACAGTAAGTATTTCTGATACTAACTTGGTTAACGGCGTAAATACGATTGCAGCTGAATTCGACTTTAATAACGCTATTACTCTTACCGGTGGTACTGCGGCTCTTAATATTGGTGGTACTGCACGTACTTCAAGTGCGACATTAGTTGCTGGTACATATACTGCTAACGTTGCAGTAGATGTTACTTACCAGTAA
- a CDS encoding DUF4402 domain-containing protein, with amino-acid sequence MSVLFKYAIYIGLMIYSSPFHALEIIPENMEVKFPGMYISGSGQNADSNPSNSQVYVVRFYVEGEPGKKIVVSLPSKQYLNHSRKSKRLRIRKFYFGCGLSKRGRAKIKGNGRSKLLCIGAKVKIGANHPAGLYTSTIPFEVNYK; translated from the coding sequence ATGAGTGTTCTATTCAAATACGCGATTTATATTGGTCTGATGATTTACTCCAGCCCTTTTCATGCGCTAGAAATTATTCCTGAGAATATGGAAGTGAAATTTCCGGGTATGTATATCTCTGGGTCGGGCCAGAATGCGGATTCAAACCCATCCAATAGTCAGGTTTATGTGGTTCGTTTTTATGTTGAAGGTGAGCCTGGTAAAAAAATCGTGGTTTCTCTCCCTTCCAAGCAATATCTAAACCATTCTCGTAAATCCAAACGCCTGCGTATTAGAAAGTTTTATTTTGGTTGTGGCTTATCAAAGCGTGGTAGAGCCAAAATCAAAGGGAATGGAAGAAGCAAATTATTGTGTATTGGTGCCAAAGTGAAAATCGGCGCTAACCACCCAGCAGGCCTTTACACCAGTACAATCCCTTTTGAGGTTAATTATAAATGA